A part of Chroicocephalus ridibundus chromosome 5, bChrRid1.1, whole genome shotgun sequence genomic DNA contains:
- the RPS3A gene encoding small ribosomal subunit protein eS1, producing MAVGKNKRLTKGGKKGAKKKVVDPFSKKDWYDVKAPAMFNIRNIGKTLVTRTQGTKIASDGLKGRVFEVSLADLQNDEVAFRKFKLITEDVQGKNCLTNFHGMDLTRDKMCSMVKKWQTMIEAHVDVKTTDGYLLRLFCVGFTKKRNNQIRKTSYAQHQQVRQIRKKMMEIMTREVQTNDLKEVVNKLIPDSIGKDIEKACQSIYPLHDVYVRKVKMLKKPKFELGKLMELHGEGGGAGKPSGDEAGTKVERADGYEPPVQESV from the exons GAAAGT GGTCGATCCTTTCTCCAAAAAGGACTGGTATGATGTCAAAGCACCAGCGATGTTTAATATCCGAAACATCGGGAAGACACTTGTCACCAGGACTCAAGGAACTA AAATTGCCTCTGATGGACTGAAGGGTCGTGTATTTGAAGTGAGTCTGGCTGACCTGCAGAATGATGAGGTGGCCTTCCGTAAATTTAAACTGATAACTGAGGATGTTCAGGGCAAAAATTGTCTGACCAATTTCCATGGAATGGACCTCACCCGGGATAAAATGTGCTCCATGGTCAAAAAATGGCAG ACGATGATCGAAGCCCATGTAGATGTCAAAACTACCGATGGTTACCTACTGCGCCTCTTCTGCGTGGGTTTTACGAAGAAGCGTAACAACCAAATCCGCAAGACCTCATATGCCCAGCATCAGCAGGTTCGACAGATTCGCAAGAAGATGATGGAAATCATGACCCGAGAGGTCCAAACCAATGACCTGAAAGAAGTTGTCAATAAGCT GATCCCAGACAGCATTGGCAAAGACATAGAGAAGGCGTGTCAGTCCATTTACCCTCTTCACGATGTCTATGTCCGCAAGGTTAAGATGCTGAAGAAGCCCAAGTTTGAAT tgggcAAGCTGATGGAACTGCATGGTGAAGGCGGTGGTGCTGGAAAACCTTCTGGGGATGAGGCAGGCACCAAAGTAGAGCGAGCTGATGGATACGAGCCGCCCGTGCAAGAGTCTGTCTGA